Proteins encoded by one window of Mustela erminea isolate mMusErm1 chromosome 5, mMusErm1.Pri, whole genome shotgun sequence:
- the SELENOS gene encoding selenoprotein S isoform X2, with product MERDGQQLSARPALETEGLRYLHVTVGSLLATYGWYIVFSCILLYVVFQKLSTRLRALRQRQLDRAAAAVEPDVVVKRQEALAAARLKMQEELNAQVEKHKEKLRQLEEQKRRQKIEMWDSMQEGKSYKGNARKPPEEDGPGPSTSSVLPKRKADRKPLRGSGYNPLSGEGGGTCSWRPGRRGPSSGG from the exons ATGGAGCGGGACGGGCAGCAGCTGTCCGCGCGGCCGGCCCTGGAGACGGAGGGGTTGCGCTACCTGCACGTCACCG tgggctccctgctagcCACCTATGGCTGGTACATCGTCTTCAGCTGCATCCTTCTCTACGTGGTGTTTCAGAAGCTTTCCACCCGGCTGAGGGCCTTGAGACAGAGGCAGCTGGACCGAGCCGCGGCTGCAGTGG AACCTGATGTTGTTGTTAAACGACAGGAGGCTTTAGCAGCTGCTCGTTTGAAAATGCAAGAAGAATTAAATGCACAAGTTGAAAAGCATAAGGAAAAACTAAGACAG CTTGAAGAacaaaaaaggagacagaagatTGAAATGTGGGACAGCATGCAAGAAGGGAAAAGTTACAAAGGAAATGCAAGAAAGCCTCCAGAAGAAGATGGTCCTGGGCCTTCTACTTCGTCAGTCCTGCCAAAACGGAAAGCTGACAGGAAGCCACTGCGGGGAAGTG GTTACAACCCTTTGTCTGGTGAAGGAGGAGGAACGTGCTCTTGGAGACCCGGACGCAGAGGCCCGTCATCTGGTGGATGA
- the SELENOS gene encoding selenoprotein S isoform X1: MFGGSSSAARRAGPGEAGGSLAGSREAPHAVGSLLATYGWYIVFSCILLYVVFQKLSTRLRALRQRQLDRAAAAVEPDVVVKRQEALAAARLKMQEELNAQVEKHKEKLRQLEEQKRRQKIEMWDSMQEGKSYKGNARKPPEEDGPGPSTSSVLPKRKADRKPLRGSGYNPLSGEGGGTCSWRPGRRGPSSGG; this comes from the exons ATGTTCGGTGGGTCGTCCTCTGCTGCGCGCCGAGCCGGGCCTGGGGAGGCCGGGGGAAGCCTGGCCGGCAGCCGGGAGGCACCGCACGCAG tgggctccctgctagcCACCTATGGCTGGTACATCGTCTTCAGCTGCATCCTTCTCTACGTGGTGTTTCAGAAGCTTTCCACCCGGCTGAGGGCCTTGAGACAGAGGCAGCTGGACCGAGCCGCGGCTGCAGTGG AACCTGATGTTGTTGTTAAACGACAGGAGGCTTTAGCAGCTGCTCGTTTGAAAATGCAAGAAGAATTAAATGCACAAGTTGAAAAGCATAAGGAAAAACTAAGACAG CTTGAAGAacaaaaaaggagacagaagatTGAAATGTGGGACAGCATGCAAGAAGGGAAAAGTTACAAAGGAAATGCAAGAAAGCCTCCAGAAGAAGATGGTCCTGGGCCTTCTACTTCGTCAGTCCTGCCAAAACGGAAAGCTGACAGGAAGCCACTGCGGGGAAGTG GTTACAACCCTTTGTCTGGTGAAGGAGGAGGAACGTGCTCTTGGAGACCCGGACGCAGAGGCCCGTCATCTGGTGGATGA